The following nucleotide sequence is from Pedobacter sp. PACM 27299.
TAGATAAGATTTTTGAAAATCAACTGGGTGATGTTTTAGATAAAATGAACGAATATTTATACGAAAACCAAATAGCATAAAAGATGAGTGCCGAAGTGATTGCCCAAAAATTGTGGGGTCTGTGTAATGTGTTACGTGATGATGGGGTGACTTATCATCAATATTTAAATGAATTAACTTTTATTCTTTTTTTGCGCCTGTCGCAAATTAAGCAATTTGAAGAAGATATACCAGAGGAATACCGTTGGGATAAGCTTAAAGGTATAAGTGATAATAAAGAACTTTTTGATACATATCGTGAGCTTTTAGCGACTATTAGTGCTAAAAGCCCGAATGCAATGGTAACGGAAATTTATGCGAATGCAAGCACAACTTTGCGTAAGCCTGTTAACCTACGTACTTTAATTACTAGTATAGATGATATTGATTGGTATGAGGAACGTGAAAAAGATAAAATTGCTACCATTTATGAAGAGCTTTTAGAGAAAAATGCAGGTGAGAAAAAAAGTGGAGCGGGACAGTATTTTACGCCAAGACCATTAATTAACATCATGGTTGAACTAATGGTGCCTAAATTGGGTGAACGTTGGAACGACCCCGCTGCTGGTACTTTTGGTTTTATGATTGCAGCAGATGAATATCTGCGAAATAAGCATGATCATTACTATGGACTGGATGCTGCTAAAAGAGATTTTCAGGTTAGGGAAGCATTTACTGGTTGCGAATTGGTGCCAGATGCACATCGTTTGGCTTTAATGAATGCCAAGTTGCATGGTATCGAAAGCAAAATAGTTTTGGGTGATACTTTAAGCGAGCAAGGTAAGGGTTTTAAAAACTTTGATGGTGTGTTGGCGAATCCACCTTTTGGAACTAAAAAGGGAGGAGAGCGACCAAGTCGTGATGATTTAACTTTTCTAAGTAGCAATAAACAGTTAAATTTTTTGCAGCATATTTATCGCTCTTTAAAGGCTGATGGTAAAGCCAGAGCTGCTGTTGTCTTGCCTGATAATGTTTTATTTGAAGATGGCGACGGTTTAAAAATACGTCGCGATTTAATGGAGAAATGTGATCTACATACCATTTTAAGATTACCAACGGGAATATTTTATGCTGCAGGTGTAAAAACCAATGTGTTGTTTTTTACCAGGGGTAAGAAGGAAGTAGATAATACTAAAAACGTGTGGGTTTATGACATGCGGACCAATGCACCTAGTTATGGTAAACGTACTCCGTTTACACGCAATGCTTTTGACGATTTTATAAAAGCATATACTGGGGGTATTGCGGAAACTGAACTAAAAACTAGTTGGTTAGGTGAAATAAGTGAAGCTAAGCGTTCAGAAGTTACCGGAACTGATAAACGCTGGCAATGTTTTAGTCGGGAACAGATTGCTGCTAAAAATGATAGTTTGGATATTGGTTTAATCGCTGATGATACTTTGAATGATGGTGCTGATTTAGGTGAGCCGGTTGATATAGCCAGACATGCTTTGGCTGAATTGAAAAGTATAACTGATGAATTGAATAAAATTATGAAAGAGCTAGGGTAATGGGTGAGAAGGAATTACCAGTGGGGTGGATAAGTACATCTTTAAAAAATGTAGTAATCACTAAAAAAGGCAAAAAACCTAAAATGTTAAGTGATATCGAATTTGAAAATTCTGTTCCTTATCTTGATATAAAAGCATTAGAGAAAAATGAAATTAGACAATATGCTGATGTTGAAAGTTCTAATTTACTAGAGGCTCGTGATATTGCTATTCTTTGGGATGGTGCACGCAGCGGTTGGGTCTCAAAAGGTAAAGCAGGAGCAATAGGCTCCACTTTGGTTGCATTAAAGCCAATACTGGTTAATACGAATTATATTTTCTACTTTTTAAAGTCTAAATTTGATTTATTAAATACAAACACAAGAGGAAGTGGAATTCCCCATGTTGACCCAGCAGTACTTTGGAATCTCGAATTTTTATTACCACCCCTCGCTGAACAAAACCGTATTGTAGAAAAACTAGATAAGCTTTTTGCAAGTATAGAAATTGTAAAAGCAAAATTGGATATTATACCTCAATTGGTTAAGAACTTTAGACAAGCGGTATTAAGTCAAGCGGTAAAAGGAAATTTAACTGAGAAGTGGAGAGAAGGACGATGTGAACTTGACGATTGGAAACAATATAACTTCAATGATTTAGTTTTAAATAAAGCTAGAAATGGATTTTCACCTAAGGCCGTAGACTACATAACTGAGGTGAAAAGTTTAACATTAGCAGCAACTACTTCTGGAAAGTTTAACCCAAAATATGTTAAATATTTGGATATAAAAAAGCCAGATAAAAATTCTCATCTATGGCTTAAAAAAGGAGATATATTGATTCAACGAGCAAATTCATTAGAATATGTTGGTACTGCAGTAATATATAATGGAGAGGATGATGATTTCATATACCCAGATTTAATGATGAAAATTCAAGTTAATGAATTGATACTTAATGAATTTCTTTTGTATAATTTGTCATCACCTTCAATAAAGCAGTATTTTAAAGATGTTGCATCAGGAACATCTGGAAATATGCCTAAAATTAATCAAGGGACTATAAGTGCTATTCAAATTAATTTACCCTCGCTAGATGAACAGTTCGAAATTATATCACGAGTAAATAGTTTATTGGCTAAAGTAGATGTGATTGAAGAGAAATATCAAATTTTGAAAGTCCAATTAGGTAGTTTACCGCAAGTTATTTTAGGTAAGGCATTCAGAGGAGAGTTGGTGAAGCAGGATTTTAATGATGGTCTTGCGGAAAATTTATTGAGAGAAATAGAAAGACTTAAACAATCTGTAAAAAAATGAAAGTAAAAAAGCTTTGGATATCCAAGTATAAAAATGTTGAAGATATCAGATTGAGCTTTAATACGGAGCTAACCAGCTTGTTAGTGGGTAAAAATGGATTAGGTAAGTCTAATCTTATTGAAGCTTTAACTATCATTTTTTCAAATTTAGATCTAATTGAAAATGTAGATGAAATTAAGTTGTTCTCATCCAGGTATTTTGATTTTGACGTCGAATACACATGCTATGACAATTTGATGAGAATAAGGATAAATGATGGCCATTTATCAATAGGATTAAAAAATAAATGTATGAAGGATGCCGATCCTTTTGAACGGATCGAGTTTAATGATTTTAAGAAAAATAGGAATAATAAGTATTTACCTAAATATATAATTGGGTATTATTCTGGAGAGAATAAGCGGCTTAAGGACATTAATTCGCAGCATGAAAATATACAGAAGAATGCATTAAGAAATTGGCATAGAGGTAAAGAAAAGGAACAAGTCGATGATCTAAGGAAATTGTTTTTTACCGAAAACCACCATGGACAATTGTTGCTTTTAACATTGGCGATATATAGATATCATGAGGATTTTTCTGTGCATATAGGGAAGTTATTTAATGAATATCTAGAAATTGATCATTTAATTGACTTCGAAATAGTCTTTAATAATCCAGATTGGAAGTATAATAATATTGATGGGATTGATAAAAGTGCTGAATATTTACTCGCAAATATTGGGGCTAAGAAGCCTGTCCACTATCCTTTTTGGAATCTAAAAGGTAAAATTGATTTACTCTTAACAACATTCTATAATTATCAAATAGATCATGGGTCTGAGCCACTAATTTACCCGAGTGAAGGTGTCTCAAAAAAATATATTAAAGAATATATTGAATTTTCTAGAATAGAATTAGAACCATTTAGCAATATTGTTTTTGAGAATTTTAAGCATCCAATTGATTTCTTTAATGCGCTAGAATCTACTGAGGTTGTTGGAATTTTTAATAGAATAGGAGTTAATGTAAAGAAAGTAAACTTAGATTTTGCAATAGGATTTGAACAGTTAAGTGAAGGTGAGCAGCAATTAATAACAGTTTTGGGCTTATTACTTATAACAGGAAAAGATGATTGTCTGTTTTTGCTAGATGAACCTGATACTCACTTAAATCCTAATTGGCAGAGAAATTATATCCGTCTATTGGAAGAATTTAATTTAAACGACGATAACTCTCATGTTTTTGTGGCTACACATAGTCCATTGCTTGTTCAAGCCGTAGAGGGTAAATATGATATTTTACTCTACCACTTGAATGAAAATGGCAAAATTCAAATTGATAATGACCCCAATATTATTAAAAATTGGAGAATTGATCAAGTTTTAGCAAGTAAGTATTTTGACTTGGTAAGTACTAGACCCCTTGTGTTAGATGATTTAATGAAAAAACGACTGGATATGATAAGAAGCGGCATAATAAGTGAAGAAGATAAGTTTCTCTTGAATAAATATAAAAATGAAATTGGTT
It contains:
- a CDS encoding class I SAM-dependent DNA methyltransferase, yielding MSAEVIAQKLWGLCNVLRDDGVTYHQYLNELTFILFLRLSQIKQFEEDIPEEYRWDKLKGISDNKELFDTYRELLATISAKSPNAMVTEIYANASTTLRKPVNLRTLITSIDDIDWYEEREKDKIATIYEELLEKNAGEKKSGAGQYFTPRPLINIMVELMVPKLGERWNDPAAGTFGFMIAADEYLRNKHDHYYGLDAAKRDFQVREAFTGCELVPDAHRLALMNAKLHGIESKIVLGDTLSEQGKGFKNFDGVLANPPFGTKKGGERPSRDDLTFLSSNKQLNFLQHIYRSLKADGKARAAVVLPDNVLFEDGDGLKIRRDLMEKCDLHTILRLPTGIFYAAGVKTNVLFFTRGKKEVDNTKNVWVYDMRTNAPSYGKRTPFTRNAFDDFIKAYTGGIAETELKTSWLGEISEAKRSEVTGTDKRWQCFSREQIAAKNDSLDIGLIADDTLNDGADLGEPVDIARHALAELKSITDELNKIMKELG
- a CDS encoding restriction endonuclease subunit S — protein: MGEKELPVGWISTSLKNVVITKKGKKPKMLSDIEFENSVPYLDIKALEKNEIRQYADVESSNLLEARDIAILWDGARSGWVSKGKAGAIGSTLVALKPILVNTNYIFYFLKSKFDLLNTNTRGSGIPHVDPAVLWNLEFLLPPLAEQNRIVEKLDKLFASIEIVKAKLDIIPQLVKNFRQAVLSQAVKGNLTEKWREGRCELDDWKQYNFNDLVLNKARNGFSPKAVDYITEVKSLTLAATTSGKFNPKYVKYLDIKKPDKNSHLWLKKGDILIQRANSLEYVGTAVIYNGEDDDFIYPDLMMKIQVNELILNEFLLYNLSSPSIKQYFKDVASGTSGNMPKINQGTISAIQINLPSLDEQFEIISRVNSLLAKVDVIEEKYQILKVQLGSLPQVILGKAFRGELVKQDFNDGLAENLLREIERLKQSVKK
- a CDS encoding AAA family ATPase, translated to MKVKKLWISKYKNVEDIRLSFNTELTSLLVGKNGLGKSNLIEALTIIFSNLDLIENVDEIKLFSSRYFDFDVEYTCYDNLMRIRINDGHLSIGLKNKCMKDADPFERIEFNDFKKNRNNKYLPKYIIGYYSGENKRLKDINSQHENIQKNALRNWHRGKEKEQVDDLRKLFFTENHHGQLLLLTLAIYRYHEDFSVHIGKLFNEYLEIDHLIDFEIVFNNPDWKYNNIDGIDKSAEYLLANIGAKKPVHYPFWNLKGKIDLLLTTFYNYQIDHGSEPLIYPSEGVSKKYIKEYIEFSRIELEPFSNIVFENFKHPIDFFNALESTEVVGIFNRIGVNVKKVNLDFAIGFEQLSEGEQQLITVLGLLLITGKDDCLFLLDEPDTHLNPNWQRNYIRLLEEFNLNDDNSHVFVATHSPLLVQAVEGKYDILLYHLNENGKIQIDNDPNIIKNWRIDQVLASKYFDLVSTRPLVLDDLMKKRLDMIRSGIISEEDKFLLNKYKNEIGYLPTGETIEELESMIYIKKMADTLKNDKN